In Anoplopoma fimbria isolate UVic2021 breed Golden Eagle Sablefish chromosome 15, Afim_UVic_2022, whole genome shotgun sequence, the genomic window ACGTGGAATATTGATTTTTGCTCTCAGTTGATATGCACCATGTTGTGTTGCGTTGTATCTCACTGAATGTAACAGTAAGCCAATCAATATTCTGTTGAGAGATGAGGAACTGCATGCTGCCTTTAACTCACTCCTAAAGTGCTTCTCTCATGCCTGAGACCATGCGGTGTCCGTCAACCAAACTTGCTGTCCTGCCACCAGCACTCTGGCAGCAACATGCTGTCTGGGTCTGCTCCTCTGGAGCTGATCTCCCGTTGGCTAGGGTGCTAGAGTTGGACCCCGGTGCTGGTCCTCGCCTGTTCAGGTCAGACTGAAGGTGGTTGTTGGGGAGCGGAGAGCCCTCAAGGGGTCAGCAACGGGACATGCGTTTGCGGTACTGCTCCACCAGTGGGACCAGGCACTGAGGTGAGCCGCTCTGCAGCAGGAAGGGGTGCTCCAGCAGGTCAGTGGCACTGGCCCGCTCTAGGGGGTCCCGAGTCAGCATACGGTCCAGGAAGTCCTTTAGAACCGGGGAGATCTGGACCAGAGAACAATGGgtacatatatttaaacacCAATGAATTGCTGCAGTAGTTATTTGCTGACTGAGTTTGGTGGGAATATTACTACTTTTGCAGGgtatgtttgtatgtctgtCCTGTACTTGTTCTTGTACCTGGCTGACATTTCGCACAGTAGGAGCCAGCTCATCCCTCAGTCTCTTCATAGCTGCTACAGGGGTTTCACTGAAGTACGGGGCTCTCCATCCACCATCTCCACCACCATGATACCCATCGACCAAACATCAACCTGGTGCACGATGACACATTGAAATTATGCAACAGATCTTACAGCACAGATTGCCACTGTTGGCATTAAAACCACATGAGAGAGATCACCGCTGTTATTCAGCGTGAGTGCATTTGAATGAGCTCCTCCTCACCTCGGTGCCATATGGTGATTTGGAGATGACCTCAGGAGCCATCCAATAGGGTGTTCCCACTAAAGATTTCCTTTTAGGGATGTCCTTGCTGATCTGAGCACAGAAGCCAAAGTCTGACAGCTTGACCTGTGGGGAACCATAGAAAGACCTTACTAGCAACATagtgaaaaaacagaaaagaaagaaggatcAACAAAATATCTCACCCTTCCGTCTAATGTGAGTAGTATAGAGTCGCTCTTGATGTCTCTGTGGATGACTCCCTGTGAATGCAGATAGGCCAGGGCTTGCAGAACAGCTTCACACACTGTGGCAATCTGCTCTTCACTCAGCCTGCAGGATAACACACATGCcggtttacacacacacgcagacagattttacattaacatttaacacTTTTCCATTACGAGTTACGACAAATCAACAGCTGAGAAAGTTGAAACCCACGATTCACAGCGCATTAAATGCAACGATAAAGAGGGGAAGgttcaaaacaacaactccCCCACAGCAGAATGACCGACAAAACATGTTCATTCCTCTACAGTGTAAATAGGACATTGATATTTTACAAGCGCAACATAAAGACATAAGAGCcagcagacaagaagacattttcaaacagcAAGCAAGGTCATGTGCCCACTGAATACACAGGGTGAGATTTACCTAACAAAGTCAAAAAAACGTCCTGCAGTAATTCAGGCACTTTTTTTTAGGGAGACTTTAATGAGtctaaataaatagtttgacaaCAGACTGTGTCCAGTAAAACAGAAGTAAAGGAACCCTTATTCTTGATGGTCCTGTCAATATACTGATTATCTTGACATTATCTTTGACAAACAGTGGCTGTGACAGTTGGCTCATTTTTATCTGGCTTGTaggaattttttttatccctttgaGTCAAGCGATCTAACCCTGGTGTCATTCCATGGAGAGCcatctgttaataatataaaatacattgacAGCACAAAAAAATACCGCCCGACAAAATTGTCCTCCCTTCTCCTGGTCGATATGTTTTCCTTATTTTTGATGTATGCGCTACTGGAAAATGTGACAGCATCATGGAATTCTCAACTACAATTGACTTTCCACATGGCATCTAAACATGCACATATTCGATTATGTCATTGAATTATTACTTTTCcgcagagaaaagcagcagacaTCGGGTGAAAGGGAGGAATGAATGTCTTTGTGGGGCTGCTGGTATCAACACTGATCACTCAGCAGTTGATACCACACTACCCCCTTGTGGTTGATTTAGTTATTAAAAGATGATATCACAACCAAACAGTAATGCACCAATGCAGCTTTCTTAAGACTGACCGAGATAATCTCTCGGTGCTTATACCTGGTTTCAGACACAATGTTGGTCAGTGCTCCACCTTGCAGGTACTCCATGATAACccacagctcctcctccaccagggCTGACTTGAACATCTCCACCACGTTCCTGTGCTGATAGTCCCTCATGATAACCACCTGCAACAAGAAaaagcatgaataaaaacaaaaatccttaGAGACATAGTTAGTGTAGCGCTTTCATAAAGTTAGGAGACAAAATTGGTGCAGCAGAGTCAAAAATATCCTGACCAGTATGGATCACGCTCTAATTCGGTTTGGCAAACACCCATATCTTTCAATATCCCCGAGCCTAAGCCCAGATATCCCAGATAGCATAATCAGGGGTTATTTTCTCAAACTTTAGctccctccagagccacagaacaAATTATACAACTCTTTTTACAGGCTGAGCAGTAGATGGGCAAACTGAACTTTATGTGTAAAATCAATGTAGTAACCCTCTAAGTAAGCATTTAAGGAAAAGACGGTTTATTTCACCCTGGCGCACTTCCCGTAATGTGGCTATCATGACTTAATGGGTCATGCTTACTTTGCACTTGCCGTCTGAGTTGGAGAGCTTCAGGGAAACAAGCCAACATCGATGCTCCAGGTGGTGACAAGCATTTAAAAAGTTGAATACGGAAATAATGTCAAAGCTGTAGGAGACTCGCACAGCTTGCCCTGGTATATGTAAATCCTTGTTTTCCTGAATCTCATCAATCTCTACAAACACTGCGAAGTTGGCACGAGCCATAGAGCCACATTTATTGGAAATACGCTGAGCTGAAATAAACTCAAAGTATCCCTTACGTGCTAGAGCGAAACCTGAATCCTCAAAGTTGTTGCTGTATCCTTTGAGTTACAGCAACAGCCTAAgaattgtgttgtgtttgttttttggggaatCACTTTGTACCTATTTGGATATCGTACCTCATTAAAGAGCaactctctcctctgctgccgcCGCAAGTCCATCATCTTCACCGCTACCTGCCTGCCGCTGTGCTTCTCTGTAGCGATACACACTACCCCCGTCGAGCCCTCCCCTATCTTCACAAAGTTCTCCAGGTAGGACCGTGGGTCGCCCTTGTCTACCACCATCTGCAGGGCCGCCTTAAACTGTTCATGCGTCACCTTTGGCGGGTCTGGTGGTGGTCTGGGTGAAGGATGTAGGGGGGGCCTGAAAGCAGGGGAGCAGGTGCCTGGAGGACTGGTGGCTAGTGAGCCTGTAGGGGAGGGTCGAGGCTGGGAAGGGCTGTCTTGCCGGGGGTAGGGAGGGTTGGGGCATCCAGAGTGTCTGAGGAAGGGGTCAGGCCCATTGGGCCTCAGCCCCATGTTAGGAGACAGGCCCAGCGTGTAGCTAGCTGAAGAGCGCACAGTTCGCTGGGGTCTG contains:
- the LOC129103150 gene encoding LOW QUALITY PROTEIN: serine/threonine-protein kinase PAK 6 (The sequence of the model RefSeq protein was modified relative to this genomic sequence to represent the inferred CDS: inserted 1 base in 1 codon), with product MFRKKKKKRPEISAPKNFEHRVHTSFDSKRGCFVGLPTQWQSLIENLRRPKPMVDPSRITEVELRPKKTIVRGSMIGHGDYIAAMINDMNRLSVTSSNSLRKSSPSARKRAQSLGRLGEVNEGDTYQYEGLTQDDDEDDEDGGQDPWRDRARNIHSETNTPYLGMKKSITLHPNGILPKAKSTYEVSVSSLEGPSQLVPSQNIPVLSHGAYMSGEVGSPQERVIWTREFQLPRGVPPIQRPIACFYSPAMTIQQPHGDQSTVTTELRPNVPMYMHPQNSPGRPFSSYDLKAESAVRYHSGFLPTGNSSPLVGGIRPQRTVRSSASYTLGLSPNMGLRPNGPDPFLRHSGCPNPPYPRQDSPSQPRPSPTGSLATSPPGTCSPAFRPPLHPSPRPPPDPPKVTHEQFKAALQMVVDKGDPRSYLENFVKIGEGSTGVVCIATEKHSGRQVAVKMMDLRRQQRRELLFNEVVIMRDYQHRNVVEMFKSALVEEELWVIMEYLQGGALTNIVSETRLSEEQIATVCEAVLQALAYLHSQGVIHRDIKSDSILLTLDGRVKLSDFGFCAQISKDIPKRKSLVGTPYWMAPEVISKSPYGTEVDVWSMGIMVVEMVDGEXPYFSETPVAAMKRLRDELAPTVRNVSQISPVLKDFLDRMLTRDPLERASATDLLEHPFLLQSGSPQCLVPLVEQYRKRMSRC